A single genomic interval of Chitinophaga sp. 180180018-3 harbors:
- a CDS encoding FecR domain-containing protein — translation MQEEELRLLLEKYKAGRCTDEELEQLRSWYDSLEEGTALPGWDVYDTAYLDTRYKEFRQRIPEQRTRYRRLYGGIAAAAVLAGVLWMVRHFNAVAPSAVTAPANAVADLKSARVPGMQEATGYDRHLVLPDSSVVVLRAGSTISPAPDFNTKERRLTLQGEAYFDIRTDARKPFIVKAAGIYTYVLGTAFNIKSDVASGRVTVTVSSGKVRVEKDSKKLAILTKRQEVVLKENMPVETAVPVNTGRQPDWLAKGLLFNNMTLNEVCSRLSDRYQVTFKFNEPIDKSKRVTITDAFNGTEPLTEILDIVCTTLGYTYTVTDSIVTITV, via the coding sequence ATGCAAGAGGAAGAACTAAGGTTGTTGCTGGAAAAATACAAAGCAGGGCGGTGTACGGATGAGGAGCTGGAGCAGCTTCGCAGTTGGTATGATTCCCTGGAAGAAGGAACTGCACTTCCCGGTTGGGATGTGTATGATACGGCCTACCTTGATACAAGATATAAGGAGTTCCGGCAGCGCATACCTGAACAGCGAACCAGGTATCGCCGGCTGTATGGCGGCATCGCTGCGGCAGCTGTGCTGGCTGGCGTCTTATGGATGGTCAGGCATTTTAATGCCGTGGCGCCATCAGCTGTTACTGCACCTGCAAATGCAGTAGCTGATTTAAAATCGGCCAGGGTTCCCGGAATGCAGGAAGCTACGGGATATGACCGGCACCTGGTGCTACCCGACAGTTCGGTAGTGGTACTACGCGCGGGAAGTACAATTTCACCGGCGCCGGATTTCAATACAAAAGAAAGGCGGCTGACATTACAGGGGGAGGCTTACTTCGATATTCGTACAGATGCCCGGAAGCCTTTTATTGTGAAGGCAGCTGGCATCTATACCTATGTGTTAGGTACTGCATTTAATATCAAATCGGATGTCGCCTCAGGTAGAGTTACTGTCACTGTTTCCAGTGGAAAGGTAAGGGTGGAAAAAGATAGTAAAAAGTTAGCTATCCTTACTAAAAGACAGGAAGTGGTATTGAAAGAAAATATGCCTGTTGAAACAGCTGTACCGGTTAATACAGGCCGGCAGCCGGATTGGCTGGCAAAGGGATTGTTGTTTAATAATATGACACTGAATGAGGTATGTAGCCGGCTGTCGGACCGCTACCAGGTTACATTCAAATTCAATGAACCAATAGATAAGAGCAAACGGGTAACTATTACGGATGCATTTAATGGAACAGAACCGCTAACCGAAATCCTGGATATCGTTTGTACAACTTTAGGATATACATATACAGTCACAGATAGCATTGTCACTATTACAGTTTAA
- a CDS encoding RNA polymerase sigma-70 factor, with the protein MRCNQSNTTDQSLLSLWEKGDETAFEQIYRRYFPQLVTIAYHKTKDRFLAEELAQESLLAFYCKRDYHVSNIPAYLQVILRHKTYDHFRKMLIDKQHAEQAILAKPASIEDTPHQLYHSDLLKSLHRQVLELPLQCRTVFLLSREKHMSNHEIAATLGISVNTVEQHMRKALKRLREGMLMAFLMWVIS; encoded by the coding sequence TTGAGGTGCAACCAATCAAATACGACAGACCAGTCATTATTATCGCTTTGGGAAAAGGGCGATGAAACAGCATTCGAACAAATCTACCGCAGATATTTCCCGCAGCTGGTTACCATTGCTTACCATAAAACCAAAGATCGCTTTCTTGCCGAAGAGCTTGCACAGGAGAGCCTGCTGGCATTTTATTGCAAGAGAGATTACCACGTCAGTAACATTCCCGCCTATCTCCAGGTGATCCTGCGTCATAAAACATATGATCATTTCAGGAAGATGTTGATCGACAAACAACATGCGGAACAGGCAATCCTTGCGAAGCCAGCTTCAATAGAAGACACTCCTCACCAGCTATACCACTCGGATCTGCTAAAATCTCTGCACCGCCAGGTATTGGAACTTCCTCTGCAATGCCGTACTGTTTTCCTGCTGAGCCGCGAGAAACATATGTCTAATCATGAAATTGCAGCCACTCTCGGCATTTCAGTTAATACTGTGGAACAGCATATGCGCAAAGCGCTGAAAAGGCTGCGGGAAGGAATGCTGATGGCATTCCTGATGTGGGTAATCTCATAG
- a CDS encoding SusC/RagA family TonB-linked outer membrane protein, with protein MRKVCLLLMLAVYGLYSHAQILQKNISLSKQHQPLATLLTEAAKQAGCKISFPAEEVAGKNDVSVHCVNKPLGEALQQMLEGTALDFKSVSGTVVVYVKTGPLLPQEPAVNLAGIVRNEQGAPLAYVTVQVSTGGVITNSTGAYMLRNVPAGAVVRISCMGYETITLKAQELADMKDVVMKFGRHNLGTVEVTTAYQRIRPEQSTGAIASITTKEYESRISTDFLSGIQNKLPGVLINNDMKFEGNSLFQIRGLSTISANKQPLIVVDGYPTELSLDAINPNEIKSVTVLKDAAAATIYGVRASNGVVIIERKQAEIGRTKFAFRTTLGFTGKEKYNTYRLGPNTAVLDYLRDNYKDGTDMPVDWSYYKTRYYNYQPGYEILLDRNAGLINQSGLEKRFAELGGYNNAADYSRLFLRTAVTQQYDLNFSGGSERATYYVSANYKGDRLSQINNNDSRFLLSGRANYKFNRRFALELTTDYLETQNRTAPVPDFMNVYGYERFQDKNGNPLPVFAGSRMNPVFNDSIRKLGLYDNLAYPLVDVNEISDLTKTVNNKIIANFTYQLGHGFSLRFGGIYENSRADLKHYASEKSSEARQYVNEYAEQGTNGIIYNIPRGGYIRQATNNTLSYTLRAQLDYNKILNDQHSFNLILGAENRKVTNESSKSAVFGYNDQTLLQLPVDYNKIFTGYWVSTFAGGNPRLNYSDLFGKGYSDDRFVSGYFNGVYAYRGKYSLSGSVRIDQSNLFGTDPKYRYKPLWSLGAGWNIDQERFMQGAKWLDALKLRAAYGFNGNTSKASIPQIVAAYATNLRTNPPSTALDLASMQNAALRWEQTQNLNVGLDFRFIGRIYGSLDYYLKKSKDLLAASQIDPTKGSSSAVLNAASIRNNGVELNLHADWISHKRFNWNTGIALSVNTNKVLSLYVNNQADSYSFISNNYVVGYPVGAMFSYRYAGLDTTGLPLMYDVNGKIKQPGYGALNEGFRDLVYNGNSIPSMSAGLSNRVDIGNFYVYCMIDYYGGFKTRVPAPSIYNTRPLEGSENYFRHPGDEKKTDVMGLYPYWLYNNYHFYVYNNADRNVVNGAYFVLRDITLSYDFRNVEQIKRLGFSSFELKLQASNLTTIGLNKYDYSLATGSFARRHLVPSYTIGLFTNF; from the coding sequence ATGAGGAAAGTATGTCTGCTGCTGATGCTGGCCGTCTATGGCCTGTACAGTCATGCCCAGATCCTGCAAAAGAACATCAGTTTATCGAAGCAACATCAACCCCTGGCCACCCTGCTTACAGAAGCAGCCAAACAGGCAGGATGTAAAATTTCATTTCCGGCCGAAGAAGTTGCCGGAAAGAACGACGTTAGTGTCCATTGTGTTAATAAGCCACTGGGGGAGGCCCTGCAACAGATGCTGGAAGGAACAGCTCTTGATTTCAAGAGTGTTTCCGGCACTGTTGTCGTTTATGTAAAAACAGGACCATTGTTACCTCAGGAGCCGGCAGTAAATCTGGCGGGTATAGTAAGAAATGAACAGGGAGCACCATTGGCCTATGTAACCGTACAGGTAAGCACCGGCGGCGTAATCACCAACAGTACCGGTGCTTATATGCTACGCAATGTGCCAGCCGGTGCAGTAGTTCGCATTTCCTGCATGGGCTACGAAACTATTACCCTGAAAGCTCAGGAGCTGGCGGATATGAAAGACGTAGTCATGAAGTTCGGCCGGCATAATTTGGGAACGGTGGAAGTGACTACGGCTTATCAGCGCATACGCCCGGAACAAAGTACAGGTGCTATCGCGTCTATCACCACAAAGGAATACGAGTCGCGGATCAGTACGGACTTTTTGTCGGGCATCCAGAATAAATTACCGGGAGTACTGATCAATAACGACATGAAATTTGAAGGGAACTCATTGTTCCAGATCCGTGGATTATCTACTATCTCCGCTAACAAACAACCACTGATAGTGGTGGATGGATACCCTACTGAATTGTCGCTCGATGCTATCAATCCCAATGAAATCAAATCAGTGACAGTGCTGAAGGATGCAGCGGCTGCTACTATTTATGGTGTACGCGCTTCCAACGGTGTGGTGATCATAGAACGGAAACAGGCAGAGATTGGCCGCACGAAGTTTGCTTTCCGCACTACGCTGGGATTTACCGGCAAAGAAAAGTATAACACCTACCGGCTCGGGCCTAACACAGCGGTGCTGGACTATTTGCGGGATAATTACAAAGACGGAACAGATATGCCGGTCGACTGGAGTTACTATAAGACACGGTATTATAACTATCAACCCGGATACGAAATTCTGCTCGACAGAAATGCCGGGCTTATTAATCAAAGTGGGTTGGAGAAAAGGTTTGCTGAGTTGGGGGGGTACAATAATGCGGCGGATTATAGCCGGCTGTTTCTGCGTACAGCCGTTACGCAACAATACGATCTGAATTTTTCCGGCGGCAGTGAAAGGGCTACTTATTATGTTTCCGCGAACTATAAAGGAGATCGTTTATCGCAGATCAATAACAACGACAGCCGCTTTTTATTGTCAGGCAGGGCAAACTATAAGTTCAACAGGCGTTTCGCATTGGAGTTGACTACGGATTACCTTGAAACACAAAACAGGACAGCGCCGGTACCTGATTTTATGAATGTTTATGGGTACGAGCGTTTCCAGGATAAGAACGGGAATCCGCTGCCTGTTTTCGCAGGTTCGAGAATGAATCCTGTATTCAATGATTCTATCCGTAAGCTGGGACTTTATGATAACCTGGCTTATCCGCTCGTGGATGTTAACGAGATCAGTGATCTTACGAAAACCGTCAATAATAAGATCATTGCCAACTTTACTTATCAGTTGGGACACGGATTCAGTTTGCGTTTCGGTGGTATCTACGAAAACTCACGGGCAGATCTGAAACACTATGCCAGTGAAAAATCGTCCGAGGCCCGTCAGTATGTGAACGAATATGCGGAGCAGGGAACCAACGGGATCATCTATAATATACCGAGAGGCGGGTACATCAGGCAGGCAACCAATAACACCCTGAGTTATACGCTGAGAGCGCAGCTGGACTATAATAAAATACTGAACGACCAGCATTCGTTTAACCTGATTCTGGGCGCGGAAAACAGAAAGGTGACCAATGAATCAAGCAAGAGCGCTGTTTTTGGTTATAATGATCAAACATTATTGCAGCTGCCGGTTGACTACAATAAGATTTTTACAGGATACTGGGTATCTACATTTGCCGGCGGAAACCCGCGGCTGAACTACAGCGATTTATTTGGCAAGGGATATTCTGACGATCGCTTTGTATCGGGCTATTTTAACGGGGTGTATGCTTACCGCGGAAAATATTCTTTGTCGGGTAGTGTACGCATCGACCAGTCGAATTTATTCGGAACAGATCCGAAGTATCGCTACAAGCCGCTCTGGTCGCTGGGAGCGGGATGGAATATAGACCAGGAACGTTTTATGCAGGGCGCAAAATGGCTGGATGCTTTGAAGCTGCGTGCAGCATATGGATTTAACGGGAATACCTCCAAAGCCAGTATTCCGCAGATAGTGGCGGCTTATGCCACCAACCTGAGAACCAACCCGCCTTCCACTGCGCTGGACCTGGCATCTATGCAGAATGCGGCACTGCGATGGGAGCAGACCCAGAATCTGAACGTTGGGCTGGATTTCCGGTTTATTGGAAGGATTTACGGCAGCCTCGATTATTACCTGAAGAAAAGTAAAGACCTGCTCGCTGCGTCGCAGATTGATCCTACTAAAGGATCCAGCAGTGCGGTGTTGAATGCAGCGTCTATCCGGAATAACGGAGTAGAGCTAAACCTGCATGCCGACTGGATCTCCCATAAGCGTTTTAACTGGAATACCGGTATTGCACTTTCTGTTAACACCAATAAGGTGCTGAGCCTGTATGTAAACAACCAGGCAGATTCTTATTCATTTATCTCTAATAACTACGTAGTAGGGTACCCGGTAGGCGCTATGTTTAGCTACCGTTATGCAGGCCTCGATACTACTGGTCTTCCGTTGATGTACGATGTGAACGGGAAAATCAAACAACCTGGTTACGGCGCACTCAATGAAGGGTTCAGGGATCTGGTGTATAATGGAAACAGTATCCCTTCCATGAGTGCCGGGCTGAGCAACCGGGTAGACATTGGTAACTTTTACGTGTACTGTATGATTGATTATTACGGAGGATTTAAAACAAGAGTACCTGCGCCATCGATATATAATACCAGGCCACTGGAGGGAAGCGAAAATTACTTCCGTCATCCCGGCGATGAGAAGAAGACAGATGTTATGGGGCTTTATCCTTATTGGTTGTATAATAATTATCATTTTTATGTTTACAATAATGCAGACAGAAATGTGGTGAATGGCGCTTACTTCGTACTGCGCGATATAACCCTCTCTTACGATTTCAGAAATGTGGAACAAATCAAAAGGCTTGGTTTCTCCAGCTTCGAACTGAAGCTGCAGGCCAGCAATCTGACTACCATAGGCCTGAACAAATATGATTACAGCCTTGCTACAGGCAGTTTTGCGAGAAGGCATCTTGTTCCTTCTTATACGATAGGTTTATTCACCAACTTTTAA